GCATGCAGCTGGTATTCAGTTCAATGGTGACACCAGATATGTCTTAACCACGAGAAGGGATGGTACAATTACGTGGGGTTGACGGAAGCGCCCAACAAGGCGCTCAACCGGACGCCTTCGGCGCCGGTTAGCTTGAACGTTATATCATAATAAATAGCAATAAATACTAAAAATTGATTTGTAAAGCAAACAATGAAAATACACTGATAAAATATATAAGATAATAATCAAAAAATAAGGAGGAAATTATGGATTACCGTATTTTATTAGTTTATGCAATAGTATTTTCAATATTATCAGGTGGTATAGCACATAAAAAAGGTGGTTCAGTAATTGGTTATTTTTTGCTTGGAATTATTTTGGGACCTATAGCTATGCTTATAGCCTTCCTAGCAAATAATGATAATAATAAATGTCCAAACTGTGGTGAAAAAATATCTCAAGAAGTTGAAATTTGTCCAAATTGTAGTGAATCATTAGCAATAAATTAATGAGATATTACTCAGTAGGTAAAATTATTGTTTTTTAAGAAATAGGATATTATATAAGTAGTAAAATACTATCTAATATTTCTTTTTCTAGTAATATAAATAAAATATTGGATTTAATATTTAATCCATAATGATATAACGAATAAGCGTTGCATTCGACCTGAACGCAGTGAAGGTCGATATGCGAACGCGGGGTTGAACTTGGCCCTAACGACTCGTAGCGAGTTTTAGTAGTAGAGTTGTAAGTTAATGGAATTTACATTTTTGGGAAGGCACTGTACACAACAGTTAAAAACTGTTCAGAAAATATATCTCGGAAAAAATACTAGAAAAATGAATCGTATCAAATCCTGAGCAAGGTTCAAAACAAGCTGTAAACAAGGCAAAACTACTGTTTTCTAATATAAAAGACATACGTCACCCATGTCATTGAAAATGATTTTTTAAAGTTTTGATTTAACAAAGCTTTTTGGAAGAATATGCTGTAAGAACAGATATATGAATTCATTGGCATCCAGTGACCGGGTTTTCACGGTATCTGTTTGAGCATTTTTATAGCGGAATGTTACCTTGCCATGTTGTAAGTTTATTATGTTTTTGTCAGAAATGGCTACACGCATGATGTATGGCGCCAAGTATTTAGGCGGTGGGATAGATTATTTTGAAAAGAAAAAGGAAATTAAAAGATATAATCCCACCCCCCTTAAGAGCTGATTGTCCGTTTCCAACTGGTTTGATATGACAAACCCATTTCTTTTTTTGCAATTTTAGCAGCATCCTTGGCTTCTTTGAAAGCAATTTGTATACTTGTCAAAGGAATAGGTTTATCAGTGGTTGGCATAGCGTTTCCACCACGGCCAGGCGCCGGGAATATCCATTTTGGATTTCGATGTGTTTTGTTGTAGAGAAAGTATTGGCGCAGTTCCTCTTCGGTGATTTGACCAGGTGGTTTTTGGTAAT
The candidate division KSB1 bacterium DNA segment above includes these coding regions:
- a CDS encoding zinc ribbon domain-containing protein, which translates into the protein MDYRILLVYAIVFSILSGGIAHKKGGSVIGYFLLGIILGPIAMLIAFLANNDNNKCPNCGEKISQEVEICPNCSESLAIN
- a CDS encoding phage integrase N-terminal SAM-like domain-containing protein, encoding MSQGKSERTIEMYIRSIAQLSTHYQKPPGQITEEELRQYFLYNKTHRNPKWIFPAPGRGGNAMPTTDKPIPLTSIQIAFKEAKDAAKIAKKEMGLSYQTSWKRTISS